From the genome of Uranotaenia lowii strain MFRU-FL chromosome 1, ASM2978415v1, whole genome shotgun sequence, one region includes:
- the LOC129739098 gene encoding death-associated protein kinase related-like, whose amino-acid sequence MILPDGFRHIGDGWLDVDETRLQQLRVQQDLAEIYDIEESWFAKGKYGIVRRAVDKKTGVNYAAKFLRRRRRGQCCAKEINHEIAVLMLCAHSRHIVRLHAVHETRQETALILELATGGELQTMIDSKGQLTEAQARTCMREILRALHHLHKQSIAHLDLKPQNILLVGNDVEDGLKLCDFGIARIVDHTGKIYEILGTPDYVAPEVLHYEPLSLQTDIWSIGVLTYVLLTGCSPFGGDNKQETFLNITKCLLTFPEDLFEDVSPEAIDFIRSVLHIKPKERPTVQECLEHRWLSEDEVICHASEELAASVTADLEKATGAAEAESTNQINSEDQQQSSQEECDQEEQEQRSLSSSTSSLSEVDVEEGVVVTPEVVKQSNGHSEDVEESAECVRSSSRIEELDEAESNKENVLSVQSAANFRQAPVQPASVVEIVSVSLFPDAPTTPKVSRKTSPSSGPQQNGPTTGSATTTNSVKAYVQKLQQQHLQSHNHNSHHHHQHHHHHHHHNHNNNLQQQDVLLPNSMESGFRSAAATLCCLKCSEETGPAGAAAAGLAAAVASVASRKTLQCGDKGIIC is encoded by the exons AGGAAAATACGGCATCGTACGGCGAGCGGTCGACAAGAAAACCGGCGTCAACTATGCGGCCAAGTTCCTGCGGCGACGTCGCCGCGGCCAGTGCTGCGCCAAGGAGATCAACCACGAAATCGCGGTTCTGATGCTGTGCGCACACTCCCGACACATCGTCCGGCTCCACGCCGTTCACGAAACGCGCCAGGAAACCGCTCTCATACTGGAACT cgCTACTGGAGGCGAACTCCAGACCATGATCGATAGCAAAGGGCAGCTGACGGAGGCACAGGCGCGCACCTGTATGCGGGAAATTCTACGGGCCCTTCACCACCTGCACAAACAGTCAATCGCACATCTGGACCTCAAACCTCAGAACATCCTGCTGGTAGGAAACGATGTTGAAG ATGGCCTCAAACTGTGCGACTTTGGTATCGCCCGTATCGTGGACCATACGGGCAAGATATACGAGATTTTGGGGACTCCGGACTACGTGGCGCCGGAAGTGCTACACTACGAACCGCTCTCGCTACAGACCGACATCTGGTCCATTGGGGTGCTAACCTATGTGCTGCTGACCGGGTGTTCGCCCTTCGGTGGAGACAACAAGCAGGAGACGTTCCTCAACATTACCAAATGTTTGCTCACCTTCCCGGAGGATCTGTTCGAGGATGTGTCTCCGGAGGCGATCGATTTCATTCGGAGTGTGTTGCACATTAAGCCCAA GGAACGTCCAACCGTGCAGGAGTGCCTGGAGCACCGATGGCTCAGCGAGGACGAAGTGATCTGCCATGCTAGTGAAGAGCTAGCCGCCAGCGTGACCGCCGATCTAGAAAAAGCCACTGGAGCAGCAGAAGCAGAAAGCACCAACCAAATCAACAGCGAAGATCAACAGCAAAGCAGCCAAGAAGAGTGCGACCAGGAAGAACAGGAACAACGATCGCTGTCGTCGTCAACTTCGTCCCTGTCGGAGGTGGACGTTGAAGAAGGCGTGGTGGTGACTCCAGAGGTGGTTAAACAAAGCAATGGCCATAGCGAGGATGTGGAAGAGTCGGCGGAGTGTGTGAGATCGTCGTCCCGGATCGAAGAGCTAGACGAGGCGGAATCCAACAAGGAAAACGTCCTATCAGTACAAAGTGCCGCCAATTTTCGCCAGGCTCCGGTTCAACCGGCCAGTGTAGTGGAGATCGTTAGCGTATCGCTCTTCCCGGACGCACCAACCACACCTAAGGTCAGCCGAAAGACTTCGCCATCCTCCGGACCGCAGCAAAATGGCCCAACTACGGGATCGGCGACGACGACCAATTCTGTCAAGGCCTACGTTCAGAAGCTTCAGCAGCAGCATTTGCAAAGCCACAATCACAATAGTCACCACCATCATCAAcatcaccaccaccaccaccatcaTAATCATAATAATAACCTCCAGCAGCAGGACGTTCTACTGCCGAACTCGATGGAAAGTGGATTTCGTTCGGCGGCAGCGACCCTCTGCTGTCTGAAGTGCAGCGAAGAAACCGGCCCGGCCGGGGCAGCTGCGGCCGGATTGGCGGCTGCCGTAGCCAGTGTTGCCAGCCGGAAGACACTCCAGTGCGGAGACAAGGGAATCATTTGCTGA